The following are from one region of the Carnobacterium gallinarum DSM 4847 genome:
- a CDS encoding ABC transporter substrate-binding protein, translated as MKIGGNRDEKRFKAMMIGAVITAAVLAGCSSGSGTSSKGNKTEVSMLIGKEEIAKELDETVETYNKSQEKYTVKIIPLAGQNATEKLTSLYASKNAPVLINTGVYSELAQWEDKFLDLSDLPLVKNIDQQYLDAGTVNGKVIGIPTSIESFGFLYNKDVLDKAVDGKFKPESITSRKDLEDLMKKIADLDGKKALELSPMDWSLGAHYTNLLFTDQADTTEKRQEFMASMKSGSAELKDNKVYSDWVSTFDLMKKYNAAKKAPLSADYDSATLGLANGDIGLWFMGNWAYPQIKEANPDAKIGIMPVPMSDESNGYGNSQISIGVPQTWGIDREQSSKEQQDGAKDFLNWLYEDAEGQEYYVNKLGFIPVSKSNKVEPKDELSKEVLAYLQEGKTLEWMNAHYPATAFPAMGASLQKYLDGKINQTELATELEEYWKTSGK; from the coding sequence ATGAAAATTGGAGGGAATAGAGATGAAAAAAGATTTAAAGCAATGATGATTGGTGCAGTGATAACAGCTGCAGTATTGGCAGGTTGTAGCAGTGGCAGCGGAACTTCTAGTAAAGGAAATAAAACGGAAGTTAGCATGTTGATTGGTAAAGAAGAGATTGCCAAAGAATTAGATGAGACAGTCGAAACCTATAATAAGTCTCAAGAAAAATATACAGTAAAAATTATTCCGCTAGCAGGCCAGAATGCTACAGAAAAGTTAACCTCTTTATATGCCTCTAAAAATGCTCCTGTTCTAATTAATACGGGAGTTTATTCTGAATTGGCGCAATGGGAGGATAAATTTTTAGACCTTTCTGATTTGCCACTTGTAAAAAATATCGACCAGCAATACCTAGATGCTGGAACAGTTAACGGTAAAGTTATTGGGATTCCAACATCTATTGAATCTTTTGGATTTTTATATAATAAAGATGTTTTAGATAAAGCCGTTGATGGAAAATTTAAGCCAGAATCAATTACCAGTCGTAAAGATTTAGAAGATTTGATGAAAAAGATTGCTGACTTAGACGGGAAAAAAGCGTTAGAGTTATCGCCAATGGACTGGTCTTTAGGTGCCCACTATACAAATCTATTGTTTACCGATCAAGCTGACACAACTGAAAAAAGACAAGAATTTATGGCTTCTATGAAATCAGGTTCAGCTGAACTTAAGGATAATAAGGTTTATAGTGACTGGGTGTCTACCTTTGATTTAATGAAAAAATACAACGCTGCGAAAAAAGCACCACTATCAGCAGATTACGATTCAGCAACACTTGGTTTAGCTAACGGTGATATCGGACTGTGGTTTATGGGAAATTGGGCATATCCACAAATAAAAGAAGCAAATCCAGATGCAAAAATCGGCATTATGCCAGTGCCAATGAGTGATGAATCTAATGGTTATGGCAACTCTCAAATTTCAATTGGGGTTCCACAAACATGGGGAATTGATAGAGAACAATCCTCTAAAGAACAACAAGATGGGGCAAAAGACTTCTTGAACTGGTTGTACGAAGATGCCGAAGGACAAGAATATTATGTCAATAAATTAGGCTTTATTCCAGTCTCAAAAAGCAATAAAGTTGAGCCTAAAGATGAGCTATCAAAAGAAGTTCTAGCCTATTTACAAGAGGGTAAAACGTTAGAGTGGATGAATGCTCACTATCCAGCAACTGCATTTCCAGCAATGGGAGCAAGCTTGCAAAAATATCTTGATGGCAAAATCAATCAAACAGAACTAGCAACAGAATTAGAAGAATACTGGAAGACCAGCGGGAAATAA
- a CDS encoding LacI family DNA-binding transcriptional regulator — translation MAKISDVAKLAGLSVSTVSRVINNQKYVSEDKREAVLKAMKELNYQPSTAARQLRGQNSKIIGVIVPRITNPFFSYLVDEIQRVAYKNDFQIMIFQSNEDKEKETSFLKLLSRKQIDGVIMCALENNEAFIESFTHYGPVILCNERFESGVLPTVSLDQMKGAYMGTKYLLDIGRRKIAYCTGGLFDDSGKDKDRNSGFYQALTESGLKVNPEWIFVDQHTISDGKDIARKIAAMKTNPPDAIFTGSDEVAAGFIIEAQKLGLAVPEDIAVMGFDDQPLAELTTPGITTVRQPIQELGRQTVELMINILNNHSYQLECEKLEMTLVIRESA, via the coding sequence GTGGCTAAAATATCAGATGTCGCAAAATTAGCTGGGTTATCCGTATCAACGGTTTCTAGAGTGATTAATAATCAAAAGTATGTCTCTGAAGATAAAAGAGAAGCGGTTTTGAAGGCAATGAAAGAGTTGAATTATCAACCTAGTACGGCTGCTAGACAGCTTCGTGGGCAGAATTCTAAGATTATTGGTGTGATTGTGCCGAGAATTACGAATCCATTTTTCTCCTATCTCGTAGATGAGATTCAGCGAGTCGCCTATAAGAATGATTTTCAAATCATGATTTTTCAAAGTAATGAGGATAAGGAAAAAGAAACCTCTTTTTTAAAGTTGCTTTCTAGAAAACAAATAGATGGTGTCATTATGTGTGCGTTGGAAAATAATGAAGCTTTTATTGAATCGTTTACGCATTATGGTCCAGTTATTTTATGTAATGAACGTTTTGAAAGTGGTGTGCTTCCAACGGTAAGCTTGGATCAAATGAAGGGTGCCTATATGGGAACGAAGTATCTTTTAGATATAGGGCGACGCAAAATTGCATACTGCACAGGCGGTTTGTTTGATGATAGCGGCAAAGATAAGGATCGAAATTCTGGCTTTTATCAAGCGCTAACGGAGAGTGGACTAAAAGTTAATCCTGAATGGATTTTTGTAGATCAGCATACAATTTCAGATGGAAAGGATATTGCTAGAAAGATTGCGGCAATGAAAACAAATCCACCGGATGCTATCTTTACGGGTAGTGATGAAGTAGCGGCAGGTTTTATTATTGAAGCACAAAAGCTAGGATTAGCAGTTCCAGAAGATATTGCGGTAATGGGTTTTGATGACCAGCCGTTAGCAGAGTTAACTACACCGGGAATTACAACGGTTAGACAACCTATTCAAGAGCTGGGACGACAAACAGTTGAATTAATGATTAATATTTTGAATAATCACTCTTATCAATTAGAGTGTGAAAAGTTAGAAATGACTTTGGTGATAAGAGAATCTGCATAA
- a CDS encoding DUF1871 family protein produces the protein MYEKIEKVINNWDPLELFPFAPKDEYENEINKILGVLKKDPTNVDLGKAIEKIFLDSFGKGIINENEEKYLLVSNEILKEVNKA, from the coding sequence ATGTATGAAAAAATTGAAAAAGTCATAAATAATTGGGACCCGTTGGAATTATTTCCTTTTGCCCCAAAGGATGAATATGAAAATGAAATTAATAAAATTTTAGGTGTATTGAAGAAAGATCCTACTAATGTTGATTTAGGAAAAGCGATTGAAAAAATATTTTTGGATTCATTTGGAAAAGGGATTATTAATGAAAATGAAGAAAAATATTTACTAGTATCAAATGAAATTTTAAAAGAAGTAAACAAGGCTTAA
- a CDS encoding EndoU domain-containing protein has product MVLCFLYEAQVEVNGIPKKSNGGKSTFFPDEWSSQKVVDSINEAYVCKELVDKMPSGSIWECRVCGRLHYFKKCKTSTAFQ; this is encoded by the coding sequence TTGGTCTTGTGCTTTTTATATGAAGCACAAGTTGAAGTGAATGGGATTCCTAAAAAATCAAATGGAGGGAAGTCTACCTTTTTTCCAGATGAATGGAGCTCTCAAAAAGTAGTAGATTCAATTAATGAAGCCTATGTTTGTAAAGAACTTGTTGATAAAATGCCTTCTGGTTCAATATGGGAATGTCGAGTATGTGGAAGACTTCATTATTTTAAAAAGTGCAAAACTAGCACAGCATTCCAATAA
- a CDS encoding barstar family protein has protein sequence MNKKGLLKNMKNCILKLSDKQLLELKEKVPVSNCFFVEIDGEQVNSKEMFFEIMSDKFKLPSAGSGWDSFIDWMNDLSWISEECICLVINKYSEFLKDDLVTKVIFEEVFQEDILPFWDKEVLKTVVDGKIRPFNLYLVS, from the coding sequence TTGAATAAGAAAGGATTGTTAAAAAATATGAAAAATTGCATATTAAAATTATCTGATAAACAGTTATTAGAATTAAAAGAAAAAGTACCTGTAAGTAATTGTTTTTTTGTTGAAATAGACGGAGAACAGGTAAATTCTAAGGAGATGTTTTTTGAAATAATGTCGGATAAATTTAAATTACCTTCTGCGGGTTCAGGTTGGGATTCTTTTATTGATTGGATGAACGACTTGAGTTGGATTAGTGAAGAGTGTATTTGTTTAGTTATAAATAAGTATTCTGAATTTTTAAAAGATGACTTGGTTACAAAAGTGATATTTGAAGAAGTTTTTCAAGAAGATATTTTACCATTTTGGGATAAAGAGGTTTTAAAAACAGTAGTCGATGGGAAAATTCGACCATTTAATTTATATTTAGTTAGTTAA
- a CDS encoding ribonuclease domain-containing protein, whose translation MLQNRMKFIKKMVGVVMWQVNPPGTKAGSSFKNRDARLPTMDKNGKFITYQEFDVNSKLPNVGRDSERFVKGSDGNLYYTNDHYENFVKIE comes from the coding sequence ATGTTACAAAATCGCATGAAGTTTATAAAAAAAATGGTTGGAGTAGTAATGTGGCAAGTCAACCCCCCGGGAACGAAAGCTGGAAGTTCTTTCAAAAATCGAGATGCTAGATTACCAACTATGGATAAGAATGGAAAGTTTATAACTTATCAAGAATTTGACGTTAATAGTAAATTACCTAATGTTGGAAGAGATTCTGAGCGTTTTGTCAAAGGTAGTGACGGGAATTTATATTATACAAATGACCATTATGAAAACTTTGTTAAAATTGAATAA
- a CDS encoding EndoU domain-containing protein: MCFLYEAKVEVNGIPKKSNGGKSTFFPDEWSSQKVIDSINEAYSNKVYIDKNTFLGKLKNGMEIKMFTNPETGQITSAFPIY, from the coding sequence TTGTGCTTTTTATATGAAGCAAAAGTTGAAGTGAATGGGATTCCTAAAAAATCAAATGGAGGGAAGTCTACCTTTTTTCCAGATGAATGGAGCTCTCAAAAGGTTATAGATTCAATTAATGAAGCCTATTCTAATAAAGTTTACATTGATAAAAATACTTTTTTAGGAAAGCTTAAAAATGGAATGGAAATAAAAATGTTCACTAATCCGGAAACAGGTCAAATTACTTCTGCTTTCCCGATTTATTAA
- a CDS encoding T7SS effector LXG polymorphic toxin, translating into MPRIDYRELKALSEEVTKLRQETVGYLKDYDESNDAFTEDRELLGMGWSSGKNHHGHYKVVSDAIFNALYDLDDSLKNYLTEFKSIVGETENRLDTDELQELENELRHLQTQKLEFMEAMADLFKDVPVLKEFFGNNTMIGRKKLKF; encoded by the coding sequence ATGCCACGAATAGATTACCGAGAATTAAAGGCACTTTCTGAAGAGGTCACTAAATTAAGACAAGAAACTGTTGGGTATTTAAAGGATTATGACGAGTCAAATGATGCCTTTACGGAAGATAGAGAATTGTTGGGAATGGGTTGGTCCTCTGGAAAAAATCACCATGGTCACTATAAAGTGGTCTCAGATGCCATTTTTAATGCTTTGTACGACTTGGATGATTCACTTAAGAACTATCTAACTGAATTTAAGAGTATCGTGGGAGAGACTGAAAACAGGCTCGATACAGACGAGTTACAAGAATTGGAAAATGAATTAAGGCACTTACAAACACAAAAGCTAGAATTTATGGAAGCTATGGCAGACTTATTTAAAGATGTACCTGTGTTAAAAGAATTTTTTGGAAATAATACGATGATTGGACGAAAGAAATTGAAATTTTGA
- a CDS encoding DUF3130 family protein, producing MIEKVATNSEIVSTVTKSMLEASSHVSFDVKQEISYSKSIAVTNLSQCIRDMKKATIEFKSNVKTDVGNLVKIHEAIQKKDENL from the coding sequence ATGATCGAAAAAGTAGCTACAAATTCAGAAATTGTTTCCACAGTTACAAAATCAATGCTTGAAGCGAGTTCTCATGTTTCATTTGATGTAAAACAAGAAATTTCGTATTCAAAAAGTATCGCTGTCACAAATTTATCACAATGTATTCGTGATATGAAAAAAGCGACGATAGAATTTAAGTCAAATGTAAAAACTGATGTTGGAAATTTAGTCAAAATTCATGAAGCTATTCAAAAAAAAGATGAAAATCTATGA
- a CDS encoding bifunctional transcriptional activator/DNA repair enzyme AdaA: protein MITDEKAKQKYYQAMLDKNTNYDGIFFSGIKTTGIFCHATCPARKPKYENCDFYETAEEALLSGFRPCKRCKPLSYPNELSPLIQQMVDLVEENPEKRWKDADFVELGIHAATARRQFKQKYGMTFVQYARARRMGIALKEIKDGQKIIYTQVDSGYDSSSGFSDAFSKIMGRSPNKSKETVVLSAFWLDTELGPMLSIADEEFLYLLEFVDRRGLEKEVERLRNRLNAAIIPGETVISKQIKSELARYFAKDLEYFETPIKLFGSDFQKSVWHELTQIERGSTSSYKELATKLEKPSAMRAVGNANGANQLAIVIPCHRVVQSDGSLGGYGGGIERKEWLLNHEKSYKKN from the coding sequence ATGATTACAGATGAAAAAGCGAAGCAAAAATATTATCAGGCAATGTTAGATAAAAATACAAATTATGATGGTATTTTCTTTTCAGGAATCAAAACAACAGGGATTTTTTGCCATGCAACTTGTCCTGCGAGGAAGCCAAAATATGAGAACTGTGATTTTTATGAAACAGCTGAGGAAGCTTTATTATCAGGGTTTCGACCATGTAAACGTTGCAAACCACTTTCTTATCCTAATGAATTATCGCCACTAATCCAGCAAATGGTAGATTTGGTAGAAGAAAATCCTGAAAAACGCTGGAAAGATGCTGATTTTGTAGAATTAGGAATCCATGCGGCAACAGCCAGAAGACAATTTAAGCAGAAATATGGAATGACATTTGTTCAATATGCACGAGCAAGAAGGATGGGGATTGCACTGAAAGAAATCAAAGACGGACAAAAAATTATTTATACTCAAGTTGATTCAGGTTACGATTCATCTAGCGGTTTTAGTGATGCATTCTCAAAAATTATGGGTCGTTCACCAAATAAATCAAAAGAGACAGTAGTTTTATCTGCATTTTGGTTGGATACGGAATTAGGACCGATGTTGAGTATTGCCGACGAGGAGTTTTTATATCTGCTAGAATTTGTCGATCGTCGGGGTTTAGAAAAAGAGGTTGAACGGTTAAGAAATCGTTTGAATGCGGCGATTATTCCAGGAGAAACAGTGATATCTAAGCAAATAAAATCAGAATTAGCTCGTTACTTTGCTAAGGATTTGGAATACTTTGAAACTCCGATTAAGCTGTTCGGATCTGATTTTCAGAAAAGTGTCTGGCATGAATTGACCCAGATCGAGAGGGGAAGTACGTCTAGCTATAAAGAATTGGCTACAAAATTAGAAAAACCTTCTGCTATGCGAGCAGTAGGCAATGCAAATGGAGCCAATCAACTAGCCATTGTAATTCCTTGTCATCGAGTCGTCCAGTCAGATGGTTCACTTGGTGGGTACGGCGGAGGAATTGAGCGAAAAGAATGGCTGTTAAATCATGAAAAAAGCTATAAAAAGAACTGA
- a CDS encoding MurR/RpiR family transcriptional regulator encodes MRLIEVLERTIRVLKIDNFENLSEVELAIYRFILNNDDKISLMRVRDVANGSHTSATSVMRFIKKIGFDSFPEFKLHLKNTALEQASSENGLDSYFDILNKKNFKKDLDDQVERCADLVMNAGTTVFMGLGASGAIGDYASRKMANLGLNSFASTDRSYPIQSRLSKDKVNVIFVLSVSGNTVEMLDVVNSFASDSNTKIVVITSNAQSRVAQKADYLLDYISNDERTHIYHDLSSQIPCVFILELIIKRIRQKQTL; translated from the coding sequence ATGCGTTTAATTGAAGTGCTAGAAAGGACGATTCGTGTGTTAAAAATTGATAATTTTGAGAACCTTTCAGAAGTAGAGTTAGCCATTTATCGCTTTATTTTGAATAATGACGATAAAATTAGTTTGATGCGTGTTCGCGATGTTGCCAACGGTTCCCACACTTCTGCAACTTCTGTGATGCGTTTTATTAAAAAAATAGGATTTGATTCCTTTCCTGAATTTAAACTACATCTTAAAAATACTGCCTTGGAACAAGCAAGTTCTGAAAATGGGCTAGATAGTTATTTTGATATTTTAAATAAGAAAAACTTTAAAAAAGATTTAGACGATCAAGTGGAGCGCTGTGCTGATTTGGTTATGAATGCTGGTACAACAGTTTTTATGGGCTTAGGAGCATCTGGTGCGATTGGTGATTACGCTAGTCGTAAAATGGCAAATCTAGGATTAAATTCATTTGCCTCAACGGATCGTAGTTACCCTATTCAAAGTCGTTTAAGTAAAGATAAGGTCAATGTAATTTTTGTTTTAAGTGTTTCGGGAAATACGGTGGAAATGCTGGATGTTGTAAATAGCTTTGCATCTGATTCTAACACGAAAATTGTTGTAATCACCAGTAATGCGCAAAGTCGTGTAGCTCAAAAGGCCGATTATTTACTGGATTATATCAGCAATGATGAACGAACTCATATTTACCACGATTTATCTAGCCAAATTCCATGTGTTTTTATCTTAGAATTAATCATTAAAAGAATCCGTCAAAAGCAAACACTTTAG
- a CDS encoding PTS sugar transporter subunit IIC: MNNFNAFMERTLVPAATKLNNQRHVAAIRDSFMFIFPLTMASSIVILLNNLIFSKEGFVARILFLPKFFPNLESAQQVLAAAANGTINIMSIFIAFLVASLLAKHFKADDMLAGLTSIACFIILYPTPFTAGDKSVMETTYLGAQGLFVAMLIGCIVGEFLPKLFKNKRLQITMPDMVPPAVSRSFSGLIPIVFMIMMASILSYVISLFAPNGINEIIYTTIQTPLRNIGGNIFGVLIIAFTQNILWAIGIHGPNTLNAVRSAIFTEPDLANLSHINQTGNLSDIPYPATWTMLNDAFANMGGSGMTLGLIIAIFIASRRPEYKEIAKLSLVPGLFNINEPLIFGLPIVLNPILVVPFVLTPMVNIVIGYLVTAVFHIIPSPAIGVPWTTPGPLIPFLGTGGNFLALIIGFLCLAISVVIYLPFVIAANKAAEKEMIHA; the protein is encoded by the coding sequence ATGAATAATTTTAATGCATTTATGGAAAGAACATTGGTTCCAGCCGCAACAAAACTAAACAACCAGCGTCACGTTGCTGCTATCCGGGATTCATTTATGTTTATTTTCCCGTTAACAATGGCCTCATCAATCGTTATTTTACTTAACAACTTAATTTTCTCGAAGGAAGGATTTGTCGCGAGAATTTTATTCTTACCAAAATTTTTCCCTAATTTGGAGTCTGCTCAACAAGTTTTAGCTGCTGCTGCAAATGGAACAATCAACATTATGTCCATTTTTATTGCCTTTTTAGTGGCTAGTTTACTGGCTAAACATTTTAAAGCCGATGATATGTTGGCTGGTTTAACGAGTATTGCTTGTTTTATTATTTTATATCCAACACCTTTTACAGCAGGCGACAAAAGTGTGATGGAAACCACTTATTTAGGCGCTCAAGGATTATTCGTAGCGATGCTAATTGGTTGCATCGTTGGTGAATTTTTACCAAAATTATTCAAAAACAAACGCCTACAAATCACAATGCCTGACATGGTTCCGCCAGCTGTTTCTCGTTCTTTTTCTGGCTTAATTCCAATCGTCTTTATGATTATGATGGCTTCAATTCTGAGCTATGTTATTTCACTATTTGCACCAAACGGGATTAATGAAATTATCTATACAACTATTCAAACACCGCTACGGAATATCGGCGGAAATATCTTTGGCGTCCTAATCATTGCCTTCACACAAAATATCTTATGGGCAATTGGAATTCATGGACCGAATACACTTAATGCTGTTCGTTCAGCAATCTTTACTGAACCTGATTTAGCAAATTTAAGCCATATTAACCAAACGGGGAATTTAAGTGATATTCCTTATCCAGCAACTTGGACGATGTTAAATGATGCCTTTGCAAATATGGGTGGAAGCGGGATGACTCTTGGTTTGATTATTGCGATTTTTATTGCCTCGCGTCGACCTGAGTATAAAGAAATTGCTAAACTCTCACTAGTTCCAGGATTATTTAATATTAACGAGCCGTTAATTTTTGGCTTACCGATTGTTTTAAATCCAATTCTAGTCGTGCCTTTTGTCTTAACTCCAATGGTGAATATCGTGATCGGGTACCTAGTAACTGCGGTATTCCACATTATTCCTTCCCCAGCCATTGGCGTACCGTGGACCACGCCTGGACCTTTGATTCCGTTTCTTGGAACCGGCGGAAACTTCTTAGCTTTAATTATTGGGTTCCTATGCTTGGCGATTTCCGTAGTAATCTATCTACCATTTGTAATCGCTGCAAATAAAGCGGCAGAAAAAGAAATGATCCATGCTTAA
- a CDS encoding 6-phospho-beta-glucosidase — MFNKDFLWGGAVAAHQIEGGWNRDGKGPSIADVMTAGANGVAREITEGILPDKNYPNHEAIDFYTHYKEDIALFAEMGLKAFRTSIAWSRIFPKGDETEPNEKGLQFYDDLFDELLKNGIEPIITLSHFEMPYHLHTEYGGFKNKKVIDFFVHYAEVVMNRYKDKVHYWMTFNEINNQAGGHHKLHNWTNSGVIVKDGENAEEIIYQASLNELIASAKVVALGHAIKADMQVGCMMAYVPVYPYSCNPDDMMASVKAMNGRFFYNDIHAFGKIPGYILKEWERKNYNIEYSQEELDALAKGKVDFIGFSYYMSGTVTGNPEIEGFEIEKDVKLVENPYIKSSDWGWPIDPVGLRYVLNILQQRYDLPMMIVENGFGAYDKVEKDGSINDDYRIDYLTEHIQQMELAINEDGVNLIGYTPWGIIDIVSFGTGEMEKRYGFIYVDKDNQGNGTLARSKKKSFNWYQEVIATNGRSTLEK; from the coding sequence ATGTTTAATAAAGATTTTTTATGGGGCGGCGCTGTTGCCGCTCATCAAATTGAGGGCGGTTGGAATCGTGATGGGAAAGGACCTAGTATTGCTGACGTAATGACGGCTGGAGCTAATGGAGTTGCTCGTGAAATTACAGAGGGCATTTTACCAGATAAAAACTATCCAAATCATGAAGCTATTGACTTTTATACCCACTATAAAGAAGATATTGCGTTATTTGCCGAAATGGGCTTGAAAGCTTTTAGAACGTCAATTGCTTGGAGTCGTATTTTCCCAAAAGGTGATGAAACAGAGCCTAATGAAAAAGGACTGCAATTCTATGATGATTTATTTGATGAATTGTTAAAAAATGGGATTGAGCCAATTATTACATTGTCTCATTTTGAAATGCCTTATCATTTGCACACTGAATATGGTGGCTTCAAAAATAAAAAAGTCATTGATTTTTTTGTACATTATGCTGAAGTTGTAATGAATCGTTATAAAGATAAGGTTCACTACTGGATGACGTTTAATGAAATCAACAATCAAGCTGGCGGTCACCATAAATTGCATAACTGGACAAATTCTGGCGTGATTGTCAAAGATGGCGAAAATGCGGAAGAAATTATTTATCAAGCATCGCTGAATGAGTTAATTGCCAGCGCTAAAGTTGTAGCACTAGGTCACGCCATTAAAGCGGATATGCAAGTTGGTTGTATGATGGCTTATGTTCCCGTCTATCCATATTCATGTAATCCTGATGATATGATGGCCTCTGTCAAAGCTATGAACGGGCGCTTTTTCTATAATGATATTCATGCATTTGGTAAAATCCCGGGCTATATCTTAAAAGAATGGGAACGTAAAAATTACAACATTGAGTATTCTCAAGAAGAACTTGATGCCCTAGCAAAGGGCAAAGTTGATTTTATCGGATTTAGTTATTATATGTCTGGTACGGTTACGGGAAACCCAGAAATAGAAGGTTTTGAAATTGAAAAAGACGTTAAGTTGGTAGAAAATCCTTATATTAAATCAAGTGATTGGGGCTGGCCGATTGATCCAGTTGGACTGCGTTATGTATTGAATATCTTACAACAACGTTATGATTTGCCAATGATGATTGTCGAAAATGGCTTTGGTGCTTACGACAAAGTTGAAAAAGATGGCAGTATTAATGATGACTACCGCATTGATTATTTAACAGAGCATATCCAGCAAATGGAGCTTGCCATCAATGAAGACGGTGTAAATTTAATCGGCTATACGCCATGGGGAATTATTGATATCGTCAGCTTCGGTACTGGTGAAATGGAGAAACGTTATGGTTTCATTTATGTCGATAAAGACAATCAGGGCAATGGAACATTAGCACGTAGTAAGAAAAAATCCTTTAACTGGTATCAAGAAGTAATTGCTACAAACGGTAGAAGCACTTTAGAAAAATAG
- a CDS encoding ATP-binding protein — protein MESLNTEYKEEMPEPKNMKAEIISFLNSPTGGHIYLGVNDNGKPVKFATDELRIEKYKEWARLLNHWISNAFKPNIAGLIFVNPDAEIFTISIRSGLNKPYYYMDEEKLNNKDLYIRQDHSNRLASDIDVTRIRQTPLMNSFDSELITQSDLAFSYAQLTFDSLNKEFDIIDLEFKKHLRGTFNNAALIVSDANPHTAKLAVYKGLDALSFKNKEQFEESIAKQIDEVIHSIHLNNKMKVTIGSTGKRIEYYSYPEEAIREAVVNAFVHKDYTLASDIKIEIYDDRLAISSPGSLPSGLTADDVKQGAHAKRNPLIMNALDQMGYIENEGSGIRRIYSLYKGFARQPDLIATHNLVTVILYNRNYRLNTVVFNNNTLIEIIDYLSDGKFASIEDIQEALTLQESYTIELITSLRKKGLIESEAQDSTPKYYLKHRS, from the coding sequence GTGGAAAGTTTAAATACTGAATACAAAGAAGAGATGCCTGAACCTAAAAATATGAAAGCCGAAATTATTTCATTTTTAAATAGCCCAACAGGTGGGCATATTTATCTTGGTGTGAACGATAATGGAAAGCCTGTAAAATTTGCTACAGATGAATTACGAATTGAAAAATATAAAGAATGGGCAAGACTCCTTAATCATTGGATATCGAATGCTTTTAAACCTAATATCGCCGGACTAATTTTTGTAAATCCTGATGCTGAAATTTTCACAATTTCAATCCGCTCAGGTCTAAATAAGCCTTATTATTACATGGATGAGGAAAAATTAAACAACAAAGACCTTTACATTAGACAAGATCATTCTAACAGATTAGCTAGTGATATTGATGTCACACGAATAAGGCAAACTCCGCTGATGAATTCTTTTGATAGTGAGTTGATTACCCAATCGGACCTAGCTTTTTCTTATGCTCAACTTACTTTTGACTCTCTAAATAAAGAGTTTGACATTATTGATTTAGAATTCAAGAAGCATCTAAGGGGTACCTTCAACAATGCCGCCTTAATTGTTAGTGACGCTAACCCACATACGGCAAAATTAGCTGTTTATAAGGGCTTGGATGCCCTCTCTTTTAAAAATAAAGAACAATTTGAAGAATCTATTGCCAAGCAAATTGATGAAGTAATTCATTCTATCCATTTAAATAATAAAATGAAGGTAACTATTGGAAGTACTGGTAAAAGGATTGAATACTACTCCTATCCAGAAGAGGCTATCCGAGAAGCTGTTGTCAATGCATTTGTACATAAAGACTACACATTAGCATCTGATATAAAGATTGAAATCTACGATGATCGATTAGCGATTTCTTCTCCCGGATCGCTACCTAGTGGTTTAACCGCAGACGATGTAAAACAAGGTGCCCATGCTAAAAGAAATCCGCTTATAATGAATGCCCTAGATCAGATGGGCTATATTGAAAATGAAGGTTCCGGAATCAGACGAATCTATTCTTTGTATAAAGGATTTGCTCGTCAGCCTGATTTAATTGCAACGCACAATCTGGTTACAGTTATTCTGTATAATCGAAATTACCGGCTAAATACTGTTGTATTTAACAATAATACATTAATTGAAATTATTGACTACCTCAGCGATGGAAAGTTCGCATCTATAGAAGATATCCAAGAGGCATTAACTTTACAAGAAAGTTACACCATTGAGCTGATTACTAGTTTACGAAAAAAAGGCCTCATTGAATCAGAGGCTCAGGATTCAACACCTAAATATTATCTGAAACATCGAAGCTAA